The Styela clava chromosome 13, kaStyClav1.hap1.2, whole genome shotgun sequence genome has a window encoding:
- the LOC120332596 gene encoding myotrophin homolog: protein MVDSDKVLWCLKNGELDELKSQLSKPKVCVDDVSLTNNKMPAIICAADYGQTDIVNYLIEKGANVNIVDKKTSITPLLAAIWEGHTSTVELLLKKGAKNKGMKSPGGKSYIDEADNKKIKELLDKYSNN from the coding sequence ATGGTTGATTCTGATAAAGTTTTATGGTGTTTAAAAAACGGAGAATTGGACGAACTCAAGAGTCAATTAAGTAAACCAAAAGTGTGTGTTGATGATGTCTCACTTACAAATAATAAGATGCCAGCGATAATATGCGCAGCAGATTATGGTCAAACAGATATTGTCAACTATCTCATCGAAAAAGGTGCAAATGTAAATATAGTTGATAAGAAGACATCAATCACCCCTTTGCTTGCTGCTATTTGGGAAGGTCATACTTCAACCGTGGAACTACTTCTAAAAAAGGGGGCGAAGAATAAAGGAATGAAGTCTCCTGGCGGAAAAAGTTACATAGATGAAGCagacaataaaaaaatcaaagagTTGTTGGATAAATATTCTAACAATTGA
- the LOC120332594 gene encoding dynein light chain Tctex-type 5-like gives MNKGRKPKLEKSSKGKLLAPSDVGTMDDAITEDSRSQRAGSEISFAIMNTKKVQYENTYRTDPSARFKPYEIEGTAKATLEEHLGSKPYDPNMCKTECQVIAAKISEAIKAKNYKRYKHVVVVSIGSLKERPSVYLGSRCLWNDKTDSFTTVRYKNSSLYAIAMIYGLYYE, from the exons ATGAATAAAGGAAGAAAGCCAAAATTGGAAAAAAGTTCTAAAGGGAAATTACTGGCGCCATCTGACGTTGGAACGATGGATGAcg CGATAACGGAAGACTCAAGATCGCAGAGGGCTGGTAGCGAGATCTCATTTGCTATCATGAACACGAAGAAAGTTCAGTATGAGAATACATACAGGACGGATCCTTCA GCCCGTTTTAAGCCGTATGAGATAGAAGGAACCGCGAAAGCCACACTGGAAGAACATCTTGGGAGTAAGCCGTACGATCCTAATATGTGTAAAACGGAATGCCAAGTAATCGCGGCCAAGATATCCGAGGCTATCAAGGCAAAGAATTACAAAAGATACAAGCACGTCGTGGTTGTGAGCATAGGAAGCCTAAAAGAGCGACCAAGTGTCTACCTTGGCAGCAGATGCCTGTGGAATGACAAGACTGATTCATTTACTACAGTCAGATACAAGAACTCGTCGTTGTATGCAATAGCCATGATTTACGGTCTTTATTACGAATAG
- the LOC120332595 gene encoding myotrophin homolog, protein MSEWFASGKKLSDKFLNLSLEEGALGDFQKSLENSEYCAHSESVSNLRERIEWAIKNGDLSELEHVLRQCGMLENVCLLDQILARPAIVIAADYGQNDVIKFFLERGSDVNVLDKFGISPLLAAIWENHSKAVEILLTFGASLNKNQSPSGKSYFDEASGKDAVLDVIERFL, encoded by the coding sequence ATGAGCGAATGGTTTGCTTCgggaaaaaaattatctgatAAATTTCTAAACCTTTCTTTGGAAGAGGGGGCTTTAGGAGATTTTCAGAAATCACTTGAAAATTCTGAATATTGCGCTCACTCTGAGTCAGTGTCAAACCTACGAGAACGGATAGAGTGGGCTATTAAGAATGGCGACTTGTCAGAGTTGGAACACGTTTTAAGACAGTGTGGTATGCTTGAAAATGTATGCTTACTTGACCAAATTTTAGCGAGACCAGCAATTGTAATAGCTGCGGATTATGGTCAGAATGATGTCATAAAATTTTTCCTGGAAAGAGGTTCCGATGTCAACGTGCTGGACAAATTTGGAATATCACCTTTGCTCGCGGCAATTTGGGAAAATCACTCGAAGGCTGTTGAAATATTACTTACGTTTGGAGCAAGCCTTAACAAGAATCAGTCACCCTCCGGCAAAAGTTATTTTGATGAAGCGTCAGGAAAAGATGCGGTTCTTGATGTAATTGAAAGATTTTTGTGA